Proteins co-encoded in one Candidatus Poribacteria bacterium genomic window:
- the thiE gene encoding thiamine phosphate synthase, whose translation MEKIGELHVITDTTIQSRFAHAELAEMAIEGGADTIQFRQKDRSTRELVESAQAVQAVCAKRGISLIVNDRADIALAVGAAGAHFGQDDLPIVAGRRILSADMIIGASARTEEKILEAISAGADYIGFGPIYQTSSKPDAELPKGLEALRRMSEIAQCPVIAIGGITTDTAYEVIRAGAHGVAVISAVCGQVDPVAATRHLCDEIQRAKVSLGVSFSC comes from the coding sequence ATGGAAAAGATTGGTGAGCTTCATGTCATCACCGATACAACGATCCAATCTCGGTTTGCGCATGCGGAATTAGCAGAGATGGCGATCGAGGGCGGTGCCGACACCATCCAGTTTCGTCAGAAGGATAGGAGTACACGCGAATTGGTCGAATCGGCGCAGGCGGTGCAAGCTGTTTGTGCGAAGCGTGGGATTTCCTTAATTGTCAACGATCGGGCGGATATTGCTCTCGCTGTCGGTGCAGCGGGTGCTCATTTTGGACAGGATGATTTGCCAATTGTAGCGGGGCGACGCATCTTGTCAGCAGATATGATTATTGGGGCTTCTGCTCGGACGGAGGAGAAGATCCTAGAAGCAATTTCTGCAGGGGCGGATTATATCGGCTTCGGTCCTATCTATCAGACCTCCTCCAAACCGGATGCAGAGCTGCCGAAAGGGTTAGAAGCCCTGCGACGGATGTCCGAAATCGCACAGTGCCCCGTTATTGCCATTGGTGGTATTACGACTGACACTGCATATGAGGTCATCCGCGCTGGTGCCCACGGCGTTGCTGTCATTTCAGCGGTGTGTGGACAAGTGGATCCGGTTGCCGCTACTCGTCACTTATGTGATGAGATTCAACGCGCCAAGGTGAGTTTGGGTGTGTCGTTTTCTTGTTGA